The Globicephala melas chromosome 20, mGloMel1.2, whole genome shotgun sequence genome contains a region encoding:
- the EZH1 gene encoding histone-lysine N-methyltransferase EZH1 isoform X2, with protein sequence MDIPNPPTSKCITYWKRKVKSEYMRLRQLKRLQANMGAKALYVANFAKVQEKTQILNEEWKKLRVQPVQLMKPVSGHPFLKKCTIESIFPGFASQHMLMRSLNTVALVPIMYSWSPLQQNFMVEDETVLCNIPYMGDEVKEEDETFIEELINNYDGKVHGEEEMIPGSVLISDAVFLELVDALNQYSDEEEEGHNDTSDGKQDDSKEDLPVTRKRKRHAIEGNKKSSKKQFPNDMIFSAIASMFPENGVPDDMKERYRELTEMSDPNALPPQCTPNIDGPNAKSVQREQSLHSFHTLFCRRCFKYDCFLHPFHATPNVYKRKNKEIKIEPEPCGTDCFLLLEGAKEYAMLHNPRSKCSGRRRRRHHVVSASCSNTSASAVAETKEGDSDRDTGNDWASSSSEANSRCQTPTKQKASPAPPQLCVVEAPSEPVEWTGAEESLFRVFHGTYFNNFCSIARLLGTKTCKQVFQFAVKESLILKLPTDELMNPSQKKKRKHRLWAAHCRKIQLKKDNSSTQVYNYQPCDHPDRPCDSTCPCIMTQNFCEKFCQCNPDCQNRFPGCRCKTQCNTKQCPCYLAVRECDPDLCLTCGASEHWDCKVVSCKNCSIQRGLKKHLLLAPSDVAGWGTFIKESVQKNEFISEYCGELISQDEADRRGKVYDKYMSSFLFNLNNDFVVDATRKGNKIRFANHSVNPNCYAKVVMVNGDHRIGIFAKRAIQAGEELFFDYRYSQADALKYVGIERETDVL encoded by the exons ATGGATATACCAAACCCCCCAACTTCCAAATGTATCACTTACTGGAAGAGGAAAGTTAAATCTGAATACATGAGACTTCGGCAACTTAAACGGCTTCAGGCGAATATGGGTGCAAAG GCTCTGTATGTAGCAAATTTTGCAAAAGTTCAAGAAAAAACCCAGATCCTCAATGAAGAATGGAAGAAGCTTCGTGTCCAACCTGTTCAGTTGATGAAGCCTGtgagtgggcatccttttctcAAAAAG TGTACCATAGAGAGCATTTTCCCGGGATTTGCAAGCCAGCATATGTTAATGAGGTCTCTGAACACAGTTGCGTTGGTTCCCATCATGTATTCCTGGTCCCCTCTCCAGCAGAACTTTATG GTAGAAGATGAGACAGTTTTGTGCAATATTCCCTACATGGGAGATGAGGTGAAAGAAGAAGATGAGACTTTCATTGAGGAGCTGATCAATAACTACGACGGCAAAGTGCACGGTGAAGAAG AGATGATTCCCGGGTCTGTCCTGATTAGTGATGCTGTTTTCTTGGAGTTGGTAGATGCTCTGAATCAATACTCCGATGAGGAGGAAGAAGGGCACAACGACACCTCAGATGGAAAGCAAGATGACAGCAAAGAGGATCTGCCagtaacaagaaaaagaaaacgacaTGCTATTGAAG GCAACAAAAAGAGTTCCAAGAAACAGTTCCCAAATGACATGATCTTCAGTGCGATTGCCTCAATGTTCCCTGAAAATGGTGTCCCAGATGACATGAAGGAGAG GTATCGAGAGCTCACAGAGATGTCAGACCCCAATGCACTGCCCCCTCAGTGCACACCCAACATCGATGGCCCCAATGCTAAGTCCGTGCAGCGGGAGCAGTCCCTGCACTCCTTCCACACGCTCTTCTGCCGGCGCTGCTTTAAATACGACTGCTTCCTTCACC CTTTTCATGCCACCCCTAATGTATATAAACGCAAGAACAAAGAAATCAAGATTGAGCCAGAACCATGTGGCACAGACTGCTTCCTTTTGCTG GAAGGAGCAAAGGAGTATGCCATGCTCCACAACCCTCGCTCCAAGTGCTCCGGGCGTCGCCGGCGAAGGCACCACGTGGTCAGTGCTTCCTGTTCCAACACTTCAGCCTCTGCTGTGGCTGAGACCAAAGAAGGGGACAGTGACAGGGACACTGGCAATGACTGGGCCTCCAGTTCTTCAG agGCTAACTCTCGCTGTCAGACCCCCACGAAACAGAAGGCTAGTCCGGCCCCACCTCAGCTCTGTGTAGTGGAAGCACCCTCGGAGCCTGTGGAGTGGACCGGGGCTGAAGAATCTCTTTTTCGAGTCTTTCACGGCACCTACTTCAACAACTTCTGTTCAATAGCCAGGCTTCTGGGGACTAAGACGTGCAAACAG GTCTTCCAGTTCGCAGTCAAAGAATCACTTATCCTGAAGCTGCCAACAGATGAGCTCATGAACCcctcacagaagaagaagagaaagcacaG GCTGTGGGCTGCTCACTGCAGGAAAATTCAGCTGAAGAAAG ATAACTCCTCCACCCAAGTGTACAACTACCAGCCCTGTGACCACCCAGACCGGCCCTGTGACAGCACCTGCCCCTGCATCATGACTCAGAATTTCTGTGAGAAGTTCTGCCAGTGCAACCCTGACT GTCAGAATCGCTTTCCCGGCTGTCGCTGCAAGACCCAGTGCAACACCAAGCAGTGCCCGTGCTACCTGGCGGTGCGAGAGTGCGACCCCGACCTGTGTCTCACCTGTGGGGCCTCGGAGCACTGGGACTGCAAGGTGGTCTCCTGTAAGAACTGCAGCATCCAGCGTGGCCTCAAGAAG CACCTGCTGCTGGCCCCCTCAGATGTGGCCGGATGGGGTACCTTCATTAAGGAGTCTGTGCAGAAGAACGAATTCATTTCTGAATACTGTGGTGAG CTCATCTCTCAGGATGAGGCTGATCGACGAGGGAAGGTCTATGACAAGTACATGTCCAGCTTCCTCTTCAACCTCAACAACG ATTTTGTAGTGGACGCTACccggaaaggaaacaaaattcgATTTGCAAACCATTCAGTGAACCCCAACTGTTACGCCAAAG TGGTCATGGTGAATGGGGATCATCGGATTGGGATCTTCGCCAAGAGGGCGATTCAGGCTGGTGAAGAGCTCTTCTTCGATTACAG GTACAGCCAAGCTGATGCCCTCAAGTACGTGGGGATCGAGAGGGAGACCGATGTCCTTTAG
- the EZH1 gene encoding histone-lysine N-methyltransferase EZH1 isoform X1, with product MDIPNPPTSKCITYWKRKVKSEYMRLRQLKRLQANMGAKALYVANFAKVQEKTQILNEEWKKLRVQPVQLMKPVSGHPFLKKCTIESIFPGFASQHMLMRSLNTVALVPIMYSWSPLQQNFMVEDETVLCNIPYMGDEVKEEDETFIEELINNYDGKVHGEEEMIPGSVLISDAVFLELVDALNQYSDEEEEGHNDTSDGKQDDSKEDLPVTRKRKRHAIEGNKKSSKKQFPNDMIFSAIASMFPENGVPDDMKERYRELTEMSDPNALPPQCTPNIDGPNAKSVQREQSLHSFHTLFCRRCFKYDCFLHPFHATPNVYKRKNKEIKIEPEPCGTDCFLLLEGAKEYAMLHNPRSKCSGRRRRRHHVVSASCSNTSASAVAETKEGDSDRDTGNDWASSSSEANSRCQTPTKQKASPAPPQLCVVEAPSEPVEWTGAEESLFRVFHGTYFNNFCSIARLLGTKTCKQVFQFAVKESLILKLPTDELMNPSQKKKRKHRLWAAHCRKIQLKKDNSSTQVYNYQPCDHPDRPCDSTCPCIMTQNFCEKFCQCNPDCQNRFPGCRCKTQCNTKQCPCYLAVRECDPDLCLTCGASEHWDCKVVSCKNCSIQRGLKKHLLLAPSDVAGWGTFIKESVQKNEFISEYCGELISQDEADRRGKVYDKYMSSFLFNLNNDFVVDATRKGNKIRFANHSVNPNCYAKVVMVNGDHRIGIFAKRAIQAGEELFFDYRLQTERVWVLSKDIQCWEKES from the exons ATGGATATACCAAACCCCCCAACTTCCAAATGTATCACTTACTGGAAGAGGAAAGTTAAATCTGAATACATGAGACTTCGGCAACTTAAACGGCTTCAGGCGAATATGGGTGCAAAG GCTCTGTATGTAGCAAATTTTGCAAAAGTTCAAGAAAAAACCCAGATCCTCAATGAAGAATGGAAGAAGCTTCGTGTCCAACCTGTTCAGTTGATGAAGCCTGtgagtgggcatccttttctcAAAAAG TGTACCATAGAGAGCATTTTCCCGGGATTTGCAAGCCAGCATATGTTAATGAGGTCTCTGAACACAGTTGCGTTGGTTCCCATCATGTATTCCTGGTCCCCTCTCCAGCAGAACTTTATG GTAGAAGATGAGACAGTTTTGTGCAATATTCCCTACATGGGAGATGAGGTGAAAGAAGAAGATGAGACTTTCATTGAGGAGCTGATCAATAACTACGACGGCAAAGTGCACGGTGAAGAAG AGATGATTCCCGGGTCTGTCCTGATTAGTGATGCTGTTTTCTTGGAGTTGGTAGATGCTCTGAATCAATACTCCGATGAGGAGGAAGAAGGGCACAACGACACCTCAGATGGAAAGCAAGATGACAGCAAAGAGGATCTGCCagtaacaagaaaaagaaaacgacaTGCTATTGAAG GCAACAAAAAGAGTTCCAAGAAACAGTTCCCAAATGACATGATCTTCAGTGCGATTGCCTCAATGTTCCCTGAAAATGGTGTCCCAGATGACATGAAGGAGAG GTATCGAGAGCTCACAGAGATGTCAGACCCCAATGCACTGCCCCCTCAGTGCACACCCAACATCGATGGCCCCAATGCTAAGTCCGTGCAGCGGGAGCAGTCCCTGCACTCCTTCCACACGCTCTTCTGCCGGCGCTGCTTTAAATACGACTGCTTCCTTCACC CTTTTCATGCCACCCCTAATGTATATAAACGCAAGAACAAAGAAATCAAGATTGAGCCAGAACCATGTGGCACAGACTGCTTCCTTTTGCTG GAAGGAGCAAAGGAGTATGCCATGCTCCACAACCCTCGCTCCAAGTGCTCCGGGCGTCGCCGGCGAAGGCACCACGTGGTCAGTGCTTCCTGTTCCAACACTTCAGCCTCTGCTGTGGCTGAGACCAAAGAAGGGGACAGTGACAGGGACACTGGCAATGACTGGGCCTCCAGTTCTTCAG agGCTAACTCTCGCTGTCAGACCCCCACGAAACAGAAGGCTAGTCCGGCCCCACCTCAGCTCTGTGTAGTGGAAGCACCCTCGGAGCCTGTGGAGTGGACCGGGGCTGAAGAATCTCTTTTTCGAGTCTTTCACGGCACCTACTTCAACAACTTCTGTTCAATAGCCAGGCTTCTGGGGACTAAGACGTGCAAACAG GTCTTCCAGTTCGCAGTCAAAGAATCACTTATCCTGAAGCTGCCAACAGATGAGCTCATGAACCcctcacagaagaagaagagaaagcacaG GCTGTGGGCTGCTCACTGCAGGAAAATTCAGCTGAAGAAAG ATAACTCCTCCACCCAAGTGTACAACTACCAGCCCTGTGACCACCCAGACCGGCCCTGTGACAGCACCTGCCCCTGCATCATGACTCAGAATTTCTGTGAGAAGTTCTGCCAGTGCAACCCTGACT GTCAGAATCGCTTTCCCGGCTGTCGCTGCAAGACCCAGTGCAACACCAAGCAGTGCCCGTGCTACCTGGCGGTGCGAGAGTGCGACCCCGACCTGTGTCTCACCTGTGGGGCCTCGGAGCACTGGGACTGCAAGGTGGTCTCCTGTAAGAACTGCAGCATCCAGCGTGGCCTCAAGAAG CACCTGCTGCTGGCCCCCTCAGATGTGGCCGGATGGGGTACCTTCATTAAGGAGTCTGTGCAGAAGAACGAATTCATTTCTGAATACTGTGGTGAG CTCATCTCTCAGGATGAGGCTGATCGACGAGGGAAGGTCTATGACAAGTACATGTCCAGCTTCCTCTTCAACCTCAACAACG ATTTTGTAGTGGACGCTACccggaaaggaaacaaaattcgATTTGCAAACCATTCAGTGAACCCCAACTGTTACGCCAAAG TGGTCATGGTGAATGGGGATCATCGGATTGGGATCTTCGCCAAGAGGGCGATTCAGGCTGGTGAAGAGCTCTTCTTCGATTACAG GCTTCAAACTGAAAGAGTGTGGGTTCTAAGTAAAGATATTCAATGCTGGGAGAAGGAAAGCTGA